In Cyanobium sp. AMD-g, one genomic interval encodes:
- a CDS encoding TatD family hydrolase translates to MAVSSEAAPSLVDSHCHIVFRNFEADLEEVAQRWREAGVKALVHACVEPAEIPAIRSLADRFPELRYAVGVHPLDTQHWHSDTAAVLETAARADDRVVAIGELGLDLFRATNLDEQRAALGPQLDLAVALDLPVIIHCRDAAEPMLAELRQRQLRGACPRGVMHCWGGTPEEMAGFLELGLYISFSGTVTFAKAEPIHACARLVPADRYLVETDCPFLAPVPRRGKRNEPAYVAAVAARVADLRCETLEQVAQATTANATRLFRLPHQVV, encoded by the coding sequence ATGGCCGTCAGCTCCGAGGCTGCCCCATCCCTGGTGGACAGCCATTGCCACATCGTGTTCCGCAACTTTGAAGCGGACCTCGAGGAGGTGGCGCAGCGATGGCGGGAGGCGGGGGTCAAGGCCCTCGTCCATGCCTGTGTGGAACCCGCCGAGATTCCGGCGATCCGGTCCCTGGCCGACCGCTTTCCTGAGCTGCGTTACGCCGTAGGGGTCCATCCCCTCGATACCCAGCATTGGCACAGCGACACCGCCGCGGTGCTCGAAACAGCGGCCCGTGCCGACGACAGGGTGGTGGCGATCGGTGAACTGGGCCTGGATCTGTTCCGGGCCACGAATCTCGATGAACAACGGGCGGCTCTGGGACCCCAGCTGGATCTGGCGGTGGCCCTGGATCTGCCGGTGATCATCCACTGTCGGGACGCGGCCGAGCCGATGCTCGCCGAACTGCGCCAACGTCAGCTCCGTGGCGCCTGCCCCCGGGGCGTGATGCATTGCTGGGGGGGCACCCCCGAGGAGATGGCAGGGTTCCTGGAGCTTGGCCTCTACATCAGCTTCAGCGGCACGGTCACCTTCGCCAAGGCCGAGCCCATCCACGCCTGTGCCCGGCTGGTGCCAGCCGATCGCTACCTCGTCGAAACCGACTGCCCCTTCCTGGCGCCCGTGCCCCGCCGCGGCAAGCGCAACGAGCCTGCCTATGTCGCGGCGGTGGCGGCCAGGGTGGCCGACCTGCGGTGCGAGACGCTCGAGCAGGTGGCGCAGGCGACCACGGCCAATGCCACCCGTTTATTCAGGCTGCCCCACCAGGTTGTATGA
- the rpsT gene encoding 30S ribosomal protein S20, with translation MANNKSSKKRIEIAERNRLRNRTYKSALRTLMKRCLTACSAYGQQPGEEAKAAVQASMSAAFSKIDKAVKVGVVHRNTGANQKSRLSVAVKQVLEPTAAGGAGA, from the coding sequence GTGGCCAATAACAAGTCTTCGAAGAAACGCATCGAGATCGCTGAACGCAATCGCCTGCGCAACCGCACCTACAAGTCCGCCCTGCGCACCCTGATGAAGCGCTGCCTGACGGCCTGCAGCGCCTACGGCCAGCAGCCCGGAGAGGAGGCCAAGGCCGCCGTCCAGGCCAGCATGAGTGCCGCCTTCAGCAAGATCGACAAGGCGGTCAAGGTGGGAGTGGTGCACCGCAACACCGGTGCCAACCAGAAATCACGTCTCAGCGTGGCGGTGAAGCAGGTGCTCGAGCCGACGGCAGCTGGCGGCGCCGGCGCCTGA
- the hisD gene encoding histidinol dehydrogenase, whose amino-acid sequence MVASIPTSSSPAGGALAALPPLRIACLRDGRLAGERLEAIAARTEGDQMQQAEATVAAILAEVRQRGDAALLEFSERFDGLRPDPIRVPPECLAQAWAACPEPLRRALDLAHDRILDFHRRQIPSDLAVDGPHGERLGRRWRPVQRAGIYVPGGRASYPSTVLMNAIPARVAGVERLVMVTPPGPGGEPNVTVLAAAHRAGVGEVYRVGGAQAIAALAYGTETIPAVDVISGPGNLYVTLAKKAVYGRVGIDSLAGPSEVLVIADHTAKPAQVAADLMAQAEHDPLAAAILITTSEELAAALPAAINAQLEGHPRAAITLQALNDWGLIVVCGDLAEAAALSDRFAPEHLELLVADPEALADRIRQAGAIFLGPWSPEAVGDYLAGPNHTLPTSGTARFAGALSVETFLRHTSLIQFNRAALEATGAAVITLAESEGLHSHAESVRQRLSPA is encoded by the coding sequence GTGGTTGCTTCCATCCCGACCAGCAGCAGCCCCGCCGGTGGCGCCTTGGCCGCGCTGCCGCCGCTGCGGATCGCCTGCCTGCGGGATGGGCGGCTGGCCGGTGAACGGCTCGAAGCGATCGCCGCCCGCACCGAAGGCGATCAGATGCAGCAAGCAGAGGCCACAGTTGCGGCGATCCTGGCCGAGGTGCGCCAGCGCGGCGATGCGGCCCTGCTGGAGTTCAGCGAGCGCTTCGATGGCCTGCGGCCTGATCCAATCAGGGTGCCGCCCGAGTGCCTGGCCCAGGCCTGGGCGGCCTGCCCCGAGCCCCTGCGCCGGGCCCTCGACCTGGCCCACGACCGCATCCTGGATTTCCACCGCCGCCAGATCCCTTCGGATCTGGCCGTGGACGGCCCCCATGGCGAACGGCTGGGGCGCCGCTGGCGCCCGGTGCAGCGGGCGGGGATCTACGTCCCCGGCGGCCGCGCCTCCTACCCCAGCACGGTGCTGATGAATGCGATTCCCGCCCGGGTGGCCGGGGTGGAACGGCTGGTGATGGTGACCCCGCCCGGCCCCGGCGGCGAGCCGAACGTCACCGTGCTGGCAGCCGCCCACCGGGCCGGGGTGGGGGAGGTGTACCGGGTGGGGGGCGCCCAGGCGATCGCGGCCCTGGCCTACGGGACCGAAACGATCCCCGCCGTTGATGTGATCAGCGGCCCCGGCAACCTCTACGTGACCCTGGCCAAGAAGGCGGTCTACGGCAGGGTCGGCATCGATTCCCTGGCCGGCCCCAGCGAGGTGCTGGTGATTGCCGACCACACCGCCAAGCCCGCCCAGGTGGCCGCCGATCTGATGGCCCAGGCCGAGCACGATCCCCTGGCGGCCGCCATCCTGATCACCACCAGCGAGGAGCTGGCCGCCGCCCTGCCGGCCGCCATCAACGCCCAGCTGGAGGGGCACCCGCGGGCCGCCATCACCCTGCAGGCGCTTAACGACTGGGGACTGATCGTGGTCTGCGGCGACCTGGCCGAAGCGGCGGCCCTCAGCGACCGCTTCGCCCCGGAACACCTCGAACTGCTGGTGGCGGATCCCGAAGCCCTGGCCGATCGGATCCGCCAGGCCGGCGCCATCTTCCTCGGCCCCTGGTCCCCCGAGGCGGTGGGCGACTACCTGGCCGGACCGAACCACACCCTGCCCACCTCCGGCACGGCCCGCTTCGCCGGCGCCCTGAGCGTCGAGACCTTCCTGCGACACACCAGCCTGATCCAGTTCAACCGGGCGGCCCTGGAGGCCACCGGCGCCGCCGTCATCACCCTGGCCGAGAGCGAGGGGCTGCACAGCCACGCCGAGTCGGTGCGCCAGCGGCTCTCGCCCGCCTGA
- the rpiA gene encoding ribose-5-phosphate isomerase RpiA produces the protein MSDLQDRMKEAVATAAVDQIRDGMVVGLGSGSTAALMIRALGQKLRQGELKGIVGVTTSFQGEVLAAELGIPLMALNAVTSIDLAIDGADEVDPSFQLIKGGGACHVQEKLVARRADRFVIVVDATKLVERLNLGFLLPVEVLPGAWRQVRDELTAMGSSVELRMAVRKAGPVVTDQGNLVLDVAFEGGIGDPAALEATINNIPGVLENGLFVNLVDQVLVGEIEAGEPRVRDLPRR, from the coding sequence ATGTCCGATCTCCAGGACCGCATGAAGGAGGCCGTGGCCACGGCGGCGGTGGATCAGATCCGCGATGGGATGGTGGTGGGGCTGGGTTCCGGTTCCACCGCCGCGCTGATGATCCGGGCTCTGGGTCAGAAGCTGCGCCAGGGCGAACTGAAGGGCATCGTCGGCGTCACCACCTCGTTCCAGGGGGAGGTGCTGGCCGCCGAGCTGGGCATCCCGCTGATGGCCCTCAACGCCGTCACCAGCATCGATCTGGCCATTGACGGCGCCGATGAGGTGGACCCTTCCTTCCAGCTGATCAAGGGGGGCGGCGCCTGCCACGTGCAGGAGAAGCTGGTGGCCCGCCGGGCCGATCGCTTCGTGATCGTCGTGGATGCCACCAAGCTGGTGGAGCGCCTCAACCTCGGCTTCCTGCTGCCGGTGGAAGTGCTGCCCGGGGCCTGGCGCCAGGTGCGCGATGAACTCACGGCCATGGGGAGTTCGGTTGAGCTGCGCATGGCCGTGCGCAAGGCCGGTCCGGTGGTCACCGACCAGGGCAACCTGGTTCTGGATGTGGCCTTCGAAGGGGGCATCGGCGACCCTGCCGCCCTGGAGGCGACGATCAACAACATCCCCGGCGTGCTCGAGAACGGCCTGTTCGTGAACCTCGTCGATCAGGTGCTGGTGGGTGAGATCGAAGCCGGCGAGCCCCGGGTGCGGGATCTGCCCAGGCGTTGA
- a CDS encoding trypsin-like peptidase domain-containing protein, translating to MQRSQPLSSLSRRLRALMLLALLLAFAALPLPAAALESDPPALTPHSFVADAARRVGPAVVRIDTERNVARPPFDPTLLDPLLRDLFGDPSSSTRERGQGSGVVIDGPRGLVLTNAHVVERVDAVTVTMADGRQLDGAVVGTDPVTDLAVVRITGKSPLSAAPLGDSEALEVGDWAIALGSPYGLERTVTLGIVSSLHRDINSLGFADKRLDLIQTDAAINPGNSGGPLINAAGEVIGINTLVRSGPGAGLGFAIPINLAKRVADQLGEGGTVVHPYLGLQLVPLTARMARDNNKDPDALLQLPERDGALVQRVLPESPAEAAGLHRGDLVVAIADQPVNTPSALLQQVEQAQVGQPLPLKVVRGQRELQLSIRPAALPQAG from the coding sequence ATGCAACGCTCCCAACCCCTGTCTTCCCTGAGCCGGCGGCTGCGGGCCCTGATGCTGCTGGCCCTGCTGCTGGCGTTCGCCGCCCTTCCCCTGCCCGCCGCGGCCCTTGAGTCGGATCCCCCGGCCCTGACCCCCCACAGCTTCGTGGCCGACGCCGCCCGGCGGGTGGGCCCGGCGGTGGTGCGGATCGACACCGAGCGCAACGTCGCCAGGCCCCCCTTCGATCCCACCCTGCTGGATCCCCTGCTGCGGGACCTGTTCGGCGACCCCTCCAGCAGCACGCGGGAACGGGGCCAGGGCTCGGGTGTGGTGATCGATGGACCGCGCGGCCTGGTGCTCACCAATGCCCATGTGGTGGAGAGGGTGGACGCGGTGACCGTGACCATGGCGGATGGCCGCCAGCTGGATGGCGCGGTGGTCGGCACCGACCCGGTCACCGATCTGGCGGTGGTGCGCATCACCGGAAAGTCCCCCCTGAGCGCCGCGCCCCTGGGGGATTCCGAAGCCCTTGAGGTGGGCGACTGGGCCATCGCCCTGGGCAGTCCCTATGGCCTGGAGCGCACCGTCACCCTCGGGATCGTCAGCAGCCTGCACAGGGACATCAACAGCCTTGGCTTTGCCGACAAACGCCTCGACCTGATCCAGACGGACGCGGCGATCAACCCCGGCAACTCCGGCGGCCCGCTGATCAACGCCGCCGGTGAGGTGATCGGCATCAACACCCTGGTGCGTTCCGGGCCGGGGGCCGGGCTCGGCTTCGCCATCCCCATCAACCTGGCCAAACGGGTGGCCGACCAGCTCGGCGAGGGAGGCACGGTGGTGCATCCCTACCTGGGCCTCCAGCTGGTGCCGCTCACGGCCCGGATGGCCAGGGACAACAACAAGGATCCCGATGCCCTGCTGCAGCTGCCCGAGCGGGATGGGGCCCTGGTGCAGCGGGTGCTGCCGGAAAGTCCGGCTGAGGCGGCCGGGCTGCACCGCGGCGATCTGGTGGTGGCGATTGCCGACCAGCCGGTGAACACCCCCTCGGCTTTGTTGCAGCAGGTGGAACAGGCCCAGGTGGGCCAACCCCTGCCGCTGAAGGTGGTGCGGGGCCAGCGGGAGCTGCAGCTCTCGATCCGGCCGGCGGCCCTGCCCCAGGCGGGCTAG
- a CDS encoding metallophosphoesterase, translating to MRILQLSDPHLLAEPAGRCHGRPALDLLRHGLQEALGQLRAAGEAPDLLLISGDLCDDESWGGYVRLGELLQTLPLPVALLAGNHDQPALLRAALGRRAVIAPALVRCGQGWLLLLDSHRSGDTAGELGPLQLDWLQRQLVAEGLAGGQSLLVAVHHPPVPIGDTAMDAIRLRDGEALLDGLRPFSGLRGLVFGHVHQHWQGQLSGRPEVPLLGCPSTLRSFPPVQRCPLERPDDPGGRWLQIGEDGVLRQRLLRWAPLDGPSLAGCNAPNPCLP from the coding sequence ATGCGAATTCTTCAACTGAGCGATCCCCATCTGCTGGCCGAGCCCGCCGGCCGCTGCCATGGCCGGCCGGCGCTGGACCTGCTGCGCCATGGGCTGCAGGAGGCCCTCGGCCAGCTTCGGGCGGCCGGGGAGGCCCCCGATCTGCTGCTGATCAGCGGCGACCTCTGCGATGACGAGAGCTGGGGCGGTTACGTCCGCCTGGGGGAACTGCTGCAGACGCTGCCGTTGCCGGTGGCCTTGCTGGCGGGCAACCACGACCAACCCGCCCTGCTGCGGGCCGCTCTCGGGCGCCGCGCCGTGATCGCCCCGGCCCTGGTGCGCTGCGGCCAGGGCTGGCTGCTGCTGCTCGACAGTCACCGCAGCGGCGACACCGCCGGCGAACTGGGTCCGCTGCAGCTGGACTGGCTGCAGCGCCAGCTCGTCGCCGAGGGGTTGGCCGGGGGCCAATCCCTGCTGGTGGCCGTGCACCATCCCCCGGTTCCGATCGGCGACACCGCCATGGATGCCATCCGGCTGCGGGACGGTGAGGCCCTGCTTGATGGGCTGCGGCCGTTCTCTGGCCTGCGGGGGCTGGTCTTCGGCCACGTTCACCAGCACTGGCAAGGACAACTGTCCGGCCGGCCGGAGGTGCCCCTGCTGGGCTGCCCCTCCACCCTGCGCAGCTTCCCCCCCGTGCAGCGCTGCCCCCTGGAACGCCCGGACGACCCTGGCGGGCGCTGGCTTCAGATCGGCGAGGACGGCGTCCTGCGGCAGCGGTTGCTGCGCTGGGCGCCGCTCGACGGACCTAGCCTCGCCGGATGCAACGCTCCCAACCCCTGTCTTCCCTGA
- a CDS encoding ribosome assembly cofactor RimP: MPHPLTDDLETLARTVVEAAHLTVRSVEVLAHRLPLTVVVRVQRADGSDVNLDECAAVSGPLAEALEASELLTTAYVLEVSSPGIGEELLTDRDFVSFRGFPVELIRQESGGAEVRRTGLLLGRDDQVVQLNERGRILRIPRDEVLRVRLTEAPPDS, encoded by the coding sequence TTGCCCCATCCCCTCACCGACGACCTGGAGACACTGGCCCGGACGGTGGTCGAGGCCGCGCACCTCACGGTGCGGTCGGTCGAGGTGCTCGCCCATCGCCTCCCCCTCACGGTCGTGGTGCGGGTGCAGCGGGCCGACGGCAGCGACGTGAACCTCGACGAATGCGCCGCCGTGAGCGGTCCCCTCGCCGAGGCCCTCGAGGCGTCGGAACTGCTGACCACGGCCTATGTCCTGGAGGTGAGCAGCCCCGGCATCGGGGAGGAGCTCCTCACAGATCGGGACTTCGTCAGCTTCCGCGGCTTCCCGGTGGAGCTGATCCGCCAGGAGTCCGGCGGTGCGGAGGTGCGCCGCACGGGCCTGCTGCTGGGCCGGGATGACCAGGTGGTGCAGCTCAATGAGCGTGGTCGCATCCTGCGCATTCCCCGCGACGAGGTGCTGCGGGTACGGCTCACCGAAGCTCCCCCCGATTCCTGA
- the nusA gene encoding transcription termination factor NusA, translating to MALVLLPGLNNLIEDISDEKKLAPQVVEAALREALLKGYERYRRTLYLGISEDPFEEDYFSNFDVALDLEEEGYRVLASKIIVEEVESDDHQIAIEEVRQVAEDAQIGDTVVLDVTPEKDDFGRMAAATTKQVLAQKLRDQQRRMIQEEFADLEDPVLTARVIRFERQSVIMAVSSGLGRPEVEAELPRRDQLPNDNYRANATFKVFLKEVSEVPRRGPQLFVSRANAGLVVYLFENEVPEIQEGSVRIVAVAREANPPSRAVGPRTKVAVDSVEREVDPVGACIGARGSRIQQVVNELRGEKIDVIRWSPDPAQYLANSLSPARVEMVRLVDPEGHHAHVLVPHDQLSLAIGREGQNVRLAARLTGWKIDIKNAQEYDQVSEDQTVSALIAQRQEEEALQAEAEARLEAEQATRAEEDARLRELYPLPEDEESYELEQAEDSAPAEGPGEEPAGATTEAVTDDELPVEDVR from the coding sequence ATGGCCCTGGTTCTGCTCCCCGGTCTCAACAACCTGATCGAGGACATCAGCGACGAGAAGAAGCTGGCTCCCCAGGTGGTGGAGGCCGCCCTGCGGGAGGCCCTGCTGAAGGGCTACGAGCGTTACCGCCGCACCCTTTACCTGGGCATCAGCGAGGACCCCTTCGAAGAGGACTACTTCAGCAACTTCGATGTGGCCCTTGATCTGGAGGAAGAGGGCTACCGGGTGCTGGCCAGCAAGATCATCGTCGAGGAGGTGGAGAGCGACGACCACCAGATCGCCATCGAGGAAGTGCGCCAGGTGGCGGAGGACGCCCAGATCGGCGACACGGTGGTGCTGGATGTGACCCCGGAGAAAGATGATTTCGGCCGCATGGCCGCCGCCACCACCAAGCAGGTGCTGGCCCAGAAACTGCGCGACCAGCAGCGCCGCATGATCCAGGAGGAATTCGCCGACCTGGAGGATCCCGTGCTCACCGCCCGGGTGATCCGTTTCGAGCGTCAGAGCGTGATCATGGCCGTGAGCAGCGGCCTGGGCCGGCCGGAGGTGGAAGCGGAACTGCCCCGCCGCGACCAGCTCCCCAACGACAACTACCGCGCCAACGCCACCTTCAAGGTATTCCTCAAGGAGGTCAGCGAGGTGCCCCGTCGTGGTCCCCAGCTGTTCGTCTCCCGGGCCAATGCGGGCCTGGTGGTCTACCTGTTCGAAAACGAAGTGCCTGAGATCCAGGAGGGCTCGGTGCGGATCGTCGCCGTGGCCAGGGAAGCCAACCCCCCCTCCCGTGCCGTCGGCCCCCGCACCAAGGTCGCTGTCGACAGTGTGGAACGGGAAGTGGATCCAGTGGGGGCCTGCATCGGCGCCCGCGGCTCCCGCATCCAGCAGGTGGTGAATGAGCTGCGGGGCGAGAAGATCGACGTGATCCGCTGGTCACCGGATCCGGCCCAGTACCTGGCCAACTCCCTCAGTCCGGCGCGGGTGGAGATGGTCCGACTGGTGGACCCCGAAGGGCACCACGCCCACGTGCTCGTCCCCCACGACCAGCTCAGCCTGGCCATCGGCCGGGAAGGGCAGAACGTGCGCCTGGCGGCCCGGCTGACCGGTTGGAAGATCGACATCAAGAATGCCCAGGAGTACGACCAGGTCAGCGAGGACCAGACGGTGTCTGCCCTGATCGCCCAGCGCCAGGAGGAGGAGGCCCTGCAGGCCGAGGCCGAGGCCCGCCTGGAGGCCGAACAGGCCACCCGGGCCGAGGAGGATGCCCGCCTGCGCGAGCTGTACCCCCTGCCCGAGGACGAAGAGTCCTACGAGCTGGAGCAGGCTGAGGACAGCGCCCCTGCCGAAGGGCCGGGCGAGGAGCCGGCCGGAGCCACGACCGAGGCCGTCACCGACGACGAGCTCCCGGTCGAGGACGTCCGGTGA
- the infB gene encoding translation initiation factor IF-2, translating into MTSSGKVRIYELSKDLGLDNKDVLDAAEKLSIAAKSHSSSISDDEATRIRSLIGVNVGGQAPSRPEPAAPTPPAKAILAVKKAAPAPMAAPRASAPPAPTAPAAPAPPANRPPAPRPTAAAAPAAAPAPARPEPPAARPRPPGTPAPARPRPVEAGKPAVRPPTIVAKPATTATPPTAGSPPSRPVPAAPARPAAVAPPAKPLAAPKPTSPAPVNRTSAPPVRVGSPQRPPAPAPGRPVQGGTGAAPTRPPATRPQLVGRPQPGQGATSSRPAPPSARPQRPGTPAPIRPGSAGSRAGSAPGRPGPTPLELVGKPIRRDSAGPGTTAAGRPAAPGRPGIPAGMRKPMAPGELMQLQKPTGRPTAAPPRRPDRSEGGTETGGDTEGVTRPTATPPAAPRRPGFRPPTPAGARAPGARRPDWDDSAKLEALRSRTPQKQRQKVHIIGENDDALTAETGGFAGEQEALVLQASLARPAKPRTAGGAQAKPTVAVRKRKKETTRQRQRRRAMELRASREAKALRPEMLIVPEGNLTVQELADRLGVESSEIIKSLFFKGIIATVTQTLDLHTIETVSEEFGVPVLQDDIEAAAKKTVEMIEDSDLAHLIRRPPVVTVMGHVDHGKTSLLDAIRKTRVAAGEAGGITQHIGAYQVDVPHGDETRKITFLDTPGHEAFTAMRARGTKVTDVAVLVVAADDGVRPQTLEAISHARAAEVPIVVAINKIDKEGAQPDRVKQELSGLDLVAEDWGGTTVMVPVSAIKGENIDKLLEMILLVTEVEDLQANPDRMARGTVIEAHLDKAKGPVATLLIQNGTLKAGDVLAAGPILGKVRAMVDDTGKRVKQAGPSSAVEALGFSEVPTAGDEFEVYTDEKSARAVVGDRANEARATRLAQQMASRRVSLASMSGQVSEGELKELNLILKADVQGSVEAILGSLEQLPQEEVQVRVLLSAPGEITETDVDLAAASGAVIVGFNTSMASGAKRAADATGVDVRDYDVIYKLLEDIQMAMEGLLEPELVEENLGEAEVRAVFSIGKSAVAGCYVTNGKLQRNCRIRVHRGKELVYEGDLDSLRRNKDDVKEVATGFECGIGCDRFTGWQERDRVEAFKLVTQRRTLST; encoded by the coding sequence ATGACCAGCAGCGGCAAAGTGAGAATCTACGAGCTGTCGAAGGACCTGGGCCTGGACAACAAGGACGTGCTCGATGCCGCCGAGAAGCTCTCCATTGCGGCCAAGAGTCACAGCAGCTCGATCAGTGATGACGAGGCCACCCGCATCCGTTCGCTGATCGGCGTCAATGTCGGCGGCCAGGCCCCGTCGCGGCCCGAGCCTGCGGCGCCCACCCCTCCGGCCAAGGCGATCCTGGCGGTGAAGAAGGCCGCGCCGGCCCCCATGGCCGCTCCCCGGGCCAGCGCTCCGCCGGCCCCAACGGCCCCCGCCGCCCCGGCACCTCCCGCGAACCGGCCCCCGGCACCGAGGCCCACGGCAGCCGCAGCCCCTGCAGCCGCCCCCGCCCCTGCCCGTCCCGAACCACCTGCGGCGCGCCCCAGGCCCCCCGGTACCCCGGCTCCAGCACGGCCGCGCCCGGTGGAAGCCGGCAAGCCGGCCGTTCGTCCGCCCACGATCGTGGCCAAACCGGCCACCACGGCCACTCCCCCCACGGCCGGCAGCCCGCCGTCCCGCCCGGTGCCGGCGGCCCCGGCCCGCCCCGCCGCCGTGGCCCCACCGGCCAAACCCCTGGCGGCTCCCAAGCCCACCAGCCCGGCACCGGTGAACCGCACCTCCGCGCCCCCGGTGCGGGTCGGCTCCCCCCAACGCCCGCCGGCGCCGGCTCCGGGCCGCCCCGTACAGGGCGGAACCGGTGCCGCACCCACCCGGCCCCCGGCCACCCGGCCCCAGCTGGTCGGCCGTCCCCAACCCGGTCAGGGTGCCACCAGCAGCAGGCCCGCGCCTCCGTCGGCCCGGCCCCAGCGTCCTGGCACCCCGGCGCCGATACGGCCCGGCAGCGCCGGCTCCAGGGCCGGATCGGCGCCGGGCCGGCCCGGACCCACCCCGCTCGAGCTGGTCGGCAAGCCGATCCGCCGCGACTCGGCCGGTCCTGGCACCACCGCCGCTGGGCGACCCGCAGCCCCCGGCCGCCCCGGGATCCCGGCCGGCATGCGCAAGCCGATGGCCCCCGGCGAGCTGATGCAACTCCAGAAACCCACCGGCCGGCCGACCGCGGCGCCACCGCGCCGTCCCGACAGGAGCGAGGGCGGCACCGAAACCGGCGGTGACACCGAAGGTGTGACACGCCCCACCGCCACCCCGCCGGCGGCCCCCCGTCGCCCTGGCTTCCGCCCGCCCACGCCGGCCGGAGCCCGTGCCCCCGGCGCCCGGCGCCCCGACTGGGACGACAGCGCCAAGCTGGAGGCCCTGCGCAGCCGCACGCCGCAGAAACAGCGCCAGAAGGTGCACATCATCGGCGAAAACGATGATGCCCTCACCGCCGAAACCGGCGGCTTTGCCGGCGAGCAGGAAGCCCTGGTGCTCCAGGCCAGCCTGGCCCGGCCGGCCAAGCCGCGAACCGCTGGCGGCGCCCAGGCCAAGCCCACGGTGGCGGTGCGCAAGCGCAAGAAGGAGACCACCCGCCAGCGCCAGCGGCGCCGTGCCATGGAACTGCGGGCCTCCCGCGAAGCCAAGGCCCTGCGCCCCGAAATGCTGATCGTGCCCGAGGGCAACCTCACGGTGCAGGAACTGGCGGACCGCCTCGGAGTGGAGAGCTCCGAGATCATCAAATCCCTGTTCTTCAAAGGGATCATCGCCACCGTCACCCAGACCCTCGACCTGCACACGATCGAGACCGTGTCAGAGGAGTTCGGCGTGCCCGTTCTCCAGGACGACATCGAAGCCGCGGCCAAGAAGACCGTGGAGATGATCGAGGACAGCGACCTGGCCCACCTGATCCGCAGGCCCCCGGTGGTGACCGTGATGGGTCACGTTGACCACGGCAAGACGAGCCTGCTCGATGCCATCCGCAAGACGCGGGTGGCGGCGGGCGAGGCCGGCGGCATCACCCAGCACATCGGTGCCTACCAGGTGGATGTGCCCCATGGCGACGAAACCCGCAAGATCACCTTCCTCGACACCCCGGGCCACGAGGCGTTCACCGCCATGCGGGCCCGCGGCACCAAGGTCACCGACGTGGCCGTGCTGGTGGTGGCCGCCGATGACGGCGTCCGCCCCCAGACCCTGGAGGCGATCAGCCACGCCCGCGCTGCCGAGGTGCCGATCGTGGTGGCGATCAACAAGATCGACAAGGAAGGGGCCCAGCCCGACCGGGTCAAGCAGGAACTCTCCGGCCTGGATCTGGTGGCGGAGGACTGGGGCGGCACCACCGTGATGGTCCCCGTGAGTGCCATCAAGGGCGAAAACATCGACAAGCTGCTGGAGATGATCCTGCTGGTCACCGAAGTCGAGGACCTGCAGGCCAACCCCGACCGGATGGCCCGGGGCACCGTGATCGAGGCCCACCTCGACAAGGCCAAGGGTCCGGTGGCCACGCTGCTGATCCAGAACGGCACCCTCAAGGCCGGCGATGTGCTGGCAGCGGGTCCGATTCTCGGCAAGGTGCGCGCCATGGTCGACGACACCGGCAAACGGGTCAAACAGGCCGGCCCTTCCAGCGCTGTGGAGGCCCTCGGCTTCAGCGAGGTGCCCACCGCCGGCGACGAGTTCGAGGTGTACACCGACGAGAAGAGTGCCCGGGCCGTGGTGGGCGACCGGGCCAACGAGGCTCGGGCCACTCGCCTGGCCCAGCAGATGGCCTCCAGGAGGGTGTCCCTGGCCTCGATGTCGGGCCAGGTCAGCGAGGGCGAGCTCAAGGAGCTCAACCTCATCCTCAAGGCCGATGTCCAGGGCAGCGTGGAGGCGATCCTCGGATCCCTCGAACAGCTGCCCCAGGAGGAGGTTCAGGTGCGGGTGCTGCTGTCGGCCCCTGGTGAGATCACCGAAACGGACGTCGACCTGGCGGCGGCCTCGGGCGCCGTGATCGTGGGCTTCAACACCTCGATGGCCTCCGGTGCCAAGCGTGCCGCCGATGCCACCGGCGTCGATGTGCGCGACTACGACGTCATCTACAAGCTGCTCGAAGACATCCAGATGGCCATGGAGGGCCTGCTGGAACCGGAGTTGGTGGAGGAGAACCTGGGCGAAGCAGAAGTGCGGGCCGTGTTCTCCATCGGCAAGAGCGCCGTCGCCGGTTGCTACGTCACCAACGGCAAACTGCAGCGCAACTGCCGCATCCGCGTGCACCGCGGCAAGGAGCTCGTCTACGAAGGCGATCTCGATTCGCTGCGTCGCAACAAGGACGACGTCAAGGAGGTGGCCACGGGCTTCGAGTGCGGCATCGGCTGCGACCGGTTCACCGGCTGGCAGGAGAGGGATCGGGTTGAGGCCTTCAAGTTGGTCACCCAGCGCCGGACCCTCAGCACCTGA